The Arachis ipaensis cultivar K30076 chromosome B07, Araip1.1, whole genome shotgun sequence genome includes a window with the following:
- the LOC107606780 gene encoding leucine-rich repeat receptor protein kinase EMS1-like, giving the protein MVMFCLYHHRDVFSGTKFSSSLKTLYFNPKNVDANILRSLKAFPSLTMLEISESNFDENVTAGDFAELRNLEHLVLDACFNLQNEFFKSIGALTSLKTLSVNSDIQGFLPEADWSNLKELQELNISYNEFEGPLPSSFVNMTSLQKLDFSGGNQFSGNPAYNLASLTSLEYLDFTGNLFQIPASFSFFANHSYLKFVYGNGSNIIPEPHPSSQTWVPRFQLQELVLPATTQKSIIPFPNFLLSQTELTIVDITGWKLTGEFPNWLLVNNTKMIDFSLGNNFFTSHVKFPSHAIPNIQRIDVSENVISGQILGNNVSSIFPKLNILNMSGNTISGSLPYEFVLMKSLVGLDLSDNDLSGEISSNIPTSSLIRLLKLSKNKFTGKVTSLLALKNCWVFLSFVRPKPNILRVSLAPIVPQP; this is encoded by the exons ATGGTAATGTTTTGTCTATATCATCATCGTGATGTCTTTTCAGGCACAAAATTTTCAAGCAGCTTGAAGACCCTTTATTTCAATCCCAAGAACGTAGATGCAAATATCTTACGTTCATTAAAAGCTTTCCCATCTCTTACAATGCTTGAAATTAGTGAGAGCAACTTCGACGAAAATGTTACAGCTGGAG ATTTTGCTGAGCTAAGGAACCTAGAGCACTTGGTCTTGGACGCCTGTTTCAATCTGCAAAATGAGTTTTTCAAAAGCATTGGAGCCTTGACTTCTCTAAAAACTTTATCTGTGAACTCTGATATACAAGGCTTCCTACCAGAAGCAG ATTGGTCTaatctcaaggaactgcaggagtTAAATATAAGTTATAATGAGTTTGAAGGACCACTTCCCTCATCTTTTGTGAACATGACATCACTTCAGAAGTTAGATTTTTCTGGAGGCAATCAATTCAGTGGGAATCCAGCTTACAACCTTGCAAGCCTTACATCACTTGAATATCTTGATTTCACAGGAAATCTATTTCAAATCCCAGCATCCTTTTCTTTCTTTGCCAATCATTCTTACCTAAAATTTGTTTATGGCAATGGTAGTAACATCATACCTGAACCACACCCTTCTTCTCAAACTTGGGTCCCAAGGTTCCAATTACAAGAACTCGTTTTGCCAGCAACAACCCAGAAAAGCATCATTCCTTTTCCTAACTTTCTTCTAAGCCAAACTGAATTAACCATTGTTGATATTACTGGATGGAAATTGACAGGGGAATTCCCAAACTGGTTGTTGGTAAACAACACAAAAATGATTGACTTTTCTTTAGGGAACAATTTCTTCACAAGTCATGTGAAGTTTCCATCACATGCTATTCCCAACATTCAGAGAATTGATGTGTCTGAAAATGTGATATCAGGTCAGATCCTAGGTAACAATGTCAGTTCAATCTTCCCAAAGTTAAATATTCTGAACATGTCAGGCAATACAATCAGTGGTTCACTTCCTTATGAGTTTGTTCTAATGAAGTCTCTGGTTGGCTTGGATCTATCTGATAATGATTTGTCAGGTGAAATTTCATCAAATATACCAACAAGTTCTTTGATTAGATTGTTGAAGCTATCAAAGAACAAATTCACTGGAAAGGTTACTTCTTTGTTAGCACTCAAAAACTGTTgggtttttctctcctttgtgaggcccaagcccaacattttgAGGGTGTCTCTTGCACCCATTGTGCCACAACCCTAG
- the LOC107610082 gene encoding putative pentatricopeptide repeat-containing protein At1g09680 produces MERSSSSLKLKLAPFSAPYYHIFRTILPFSSSSRSWYTPPPPHPPHHDILIKISELIAAAATKSKPLSSSRTLNRLLPSLTPRHVIDLIALNPFSLHPLSLLSFFHFLPSHHPPFRHTLLTYSSMALSLSYHHLLPQAHSLLYLLVSRKGTNSAPQVFSSVVQAMRIIPAPHYSNHRNDNAHLVFDVLVSAYVDSGFVYDAVTCLRLVKENGFGVPFRACGYLLDRMVKVEPIGSCWKLFWEVLDCGYPAKVYNFNVLMHGFCKIGDVGSANKVFDEIPKRGLRPSVVSFNTLIGGYCKVGCVEEGFRLKGVMEEEGISPDVFTFSTLINGLCKDSRVDDAGILFAEMCKKGLVPNGVTFTTLIDGQCKYGKIDLALKNFQVMINQGIRPDLITYNALINGLCRIRDLKEARKLVDEMSERGLKPDKITFTTLIDGYCKDGDMESALEIKERMIEGGIELDQVAFTALISGLCRDGRAHDAEKMLREMLNAGFKPDDPTYGMIIDCFCKKGDVKMGFKLLKEMQSDEHIPGVVTYNVLLNGLCKQGQMKNAEMLLDAMRNLGVVPDDITFNTLLDGHSKHGSSDDFNIFSCEKGLVTDYASYAALVNESSKASKDRLRR; encoded by the coding sequence ATGGAAAGAAGCAGCAGCAGCCTGAAACTGAAACTTGCTCCATTCTCCGCTCCTTACTATCACATCTTCAGAACCATCCTtcccttctcctcttcctctcgaTCATGGTACACCCCACCGCCTCCACATCCTCCCCATCACGACATACTCATCAAAATCTCCGAACTCATCGCCGCTGCCGCCACCAAATCGAAGCCGCTCTCCTCCTCCCGCACCCTCAACCGTCTCCTCCCTTCCCTCACTCCCCGCCACGTCATTGATCTCATCGCACTCAACCCTTTCTCCCTCCAcccactctctctcctctccttctTCCACTTCCTTCCTTCCCACCACCCTCCCTTCCGCCACACCCTCCTCACTTATTCTTCCATGGCACTCTCTCTCTCCTATCACCATCTTCTCCCTCAAGCTCACTCCCTCCTTTACCTCCTCGTTTCACGGAAGGGTACAAACTCTGCACCCCAAGTATTCTCTTCTGTGGTCCAAGCTATGAGGATTATCCCTGCACCCCATTACTCCAATCACAGAAATGATAATGCCCATCTTGTGTTTGATGTTTTGGTATCTGCTTACGTTGATTCTGGGTTCGTTTATGACGCTGTAACGTGTTTGCGGTTGGTTAAGGAGAATGGTTTCGGGGTTCCGTTTCGTGCTTGTGGGTATCTTCTTGATAGAATGGTGAAGGTGGAACCGATTGGGTCTTGTTGGAAGCTTTTTTGGGAAGTTTTGGATTGTGGGTATCCCGCGAAAGTTTATAATTTTAATGTTTTGATGCATGGGTTTTGTAAAATTGGTGATGTTGGAAGTGCTAacaaggtgtttgatgaaattccAAAGAGGGGTTTGCGTCCCAGTGTTGTGAGTTTCAACACTTTGATTGGCGGGTACTGTAAGGTGGGGTGCGTGGAGGAGGGTTTTAGGttgaagggtgttatggaagagGAAGGGATTTCTCCGGACGTGTTCACTTTCAGCACTTTGATCAATGGATTGTGTAAGGATAGTAGAGTTGATGATGCAGGGATTTTGTTTGCTGAAATGTGCAAGAAAGGGTTGGTCCCCAATGGTGTTACTTTTACCACTTTGATTGATGGGCAATGCAAATATGGGAAAATTGATCTGGCCTTGAAGAATTTTCAGGTAATGATCAATCAGGGCATTAGGCCGGACTTGATCACGTACAATGCGCTGATCAATGGCCTTTGCAGAATCCGCGATTTGAAGGAAGCTAGGAAGCTTGTGGATGAGATGAGCGAGAGAGGTTTAAAACCAGACAAAATCACGTTCACAACGCTAATAGATGGATATTGCAAGGATGGGGACATGGAATCTGCATTGGAGATCAAGGAGAGAATGATTGAAGGTGGGATTGAACTTGATCAGGTAGCTTTTACCGCACTCATATCAGGGCTTTGCAGAGATGGAAGAGCTCATGATGCTGAGAAAATGTTGAGGGAGATGTTAAATGCTGGTTTCAAACCGGATGATCCGACATATGGTATGATCATTGATTGCTTTTGTAAGAAGGGTGATGTTAAGATGGGATTCAAGTTGTTGAAGGAGATGCAAAGTGATGAACATATACCAGGAGTTGTCACATATAATGTCTTATTGAATGGACTGTGCAAACAGGGTCAGATGAAAAATGCGGAAATGCTATTGGATGCAATGCGTAATTTAGGGGTGGTTCCTGATGACATTACATTTAACACTTTACTTGACGGTCACAGCAAGCACGGAAGCTCTGATGATTTTAACATATTCAGTTGTGAGAAAGGACTTGTCACAGATTATGCTTCTTATGCAGCACTTGTTAATGAATCAAGCAAAGCTTCAAAAGATAGACTAAGGAGGTGA